The Oncorhynchus mykiss isolate Arlee chromosome 22, USDA_OmykA_1.1, whole genome shotgun sequence sequence TTTTACTGCTGTCTTtagttacttgttacttttatttcttattcttatccatatttgtttaaactgcattgttgattaggggctcgtaagtaagcatgtcactgtaagatctacacatgttgtattcggtgcatgtgactaatacaatttgatttaaattgTCTATGACTCTGTCGTACAGTACACCCTtttaggctacctggctaacaGTAAAATGTTTGCTTGCTAGCCTAatttcctttcatgggcaacgaaaGCCAGGCCAGTTaattaacattagccttctataTCTAGCTAtgtgttgaacttccatcctctcaggccaggagcactatgtacagtgccttgcgaaagtattcggcccccttgaactttgcaaccttttgccacatttcaggcttcaaacataaagatataaaactgtatttttttgtgaagaatcaacaacaagtgggacacaaccatgaagtggaacgacatttattggatatttcaaacttttttaacaaatcaaaaactgaaaaattgggcgtgcaaaattattcagcccctttactttcagtgcagcaaactttctccagaagttcagtgaggatctctgaatgatccaatgttgacctaaatgactaatgatgataaatacaatccacctgtgtgtaatcaagtctccgtataaatgcacctgccctgtgatagtctcagaggtccgttaaaagcgcagagagcatcatgaagaacaaggaacacaccaggcaggtccgagatactgttgtgaagaaatttaaagccggatttggatacaaatatatttcccaagctttaaacatcccaaggagcactgtgcaagcgataatattgaaatggaaggagtatcagaccactgcaaatctaccaagacctggccgtccctctaaacttttagctcatacaaggagaagagtgatcagagatgcagccaagaggcccatgatcactctggatgaactacagagatctacagctgaggtgggagactctgtccataggacaacaatcagtcgtgtattgcacaaatctggcctttatggaagagtggcaagaagaaagccatttcttaaagatatccataaaaagtgttgtttaaagtttgccacaagccacctgggagacacaccaaacatgtggaagaaggtgctctggtcagatgaaaccaaaattgaactttttggcaacaatgcaaaacgttatgtttggcgtaaaagcaacacagctgaacacactatccccactgtcaaacatggtggcagcatcatggtttgggcctgattttcttcagcagggacagggaagatggttaaaattgatgggaagatggatggagccaaatacaggaccattctggaagaacctgatggagtctgcaaaagacctgagactgggacggagatttgtcttccaacaagacaatgatccaaaacataaagtaaaatctacaatggaatggttaaaaaataaacatatccaggtgttagaatggccaagtcaaagtccagacctgaatccaatcgagaatctgtggaaagaactgaaaactgctgttcacaaatgctctccatccaacctcactgagctcgagctgttttgcaaggaggaatgggaaaaaatttcagtctctcgatgtgcaaaactgatagagacataccccaagcgacttacagctgtaatcgcagcaaaaggtggcgctacaaagtattaacttaagggggctgaataattttgcacgcccaatttttcagtttttgatttgttaaaaaagtttgaaatatccaataaatgtcgttccacttcatgattgtgtcccacttgttgttgattcttcacaaaaaatacagttttatatctttatgtttgaagcctgaaatgtggcaaaaggtcgcaaagttcaagggggccgaatacttttgcaaggcactgtatgtatttatggtTGGTATAGAATCGCTGTTATAATCATTGACCAGTATGGAGAATTatgtaaaaccacaagtccaaatccctatttctatctatggctaatttaggaaattgctagctagccaccggaggacaacaacacaacgagatgcaacaattttTCTGTCAATGGCGTTTGGCATCTGATGTGATGTGATAGGTGTCTAGCCATATCCAATCTGGCTTcctttgacacttttttttgtgcGCGCCAGGACCCTTCGCttttgagctcactcagtttggctattattttttattattattatcaagggaggccaaatgctcactggcttcccttgcattcaatgctatgggcGGCAACAAGATCACACTCTTTTTgatcagacagcatcagatagatgggcaaCACATACTGAGatagaggggcgctgtttccttcgctcggatgctttctccggtgagatacattcagcctcttgcgaattgaaggacatTTAAGAAAACACAGAGAAATGAAAGAACAATTGTTTagtatatttttttgttgcaatTTTTTGGGGGAGAGGCCTGGCTTTCCTTGGCATACATAAATACATGCCACTTCTTCTCTGTAAATAAAAGTGAAACCTCAGTTCAGAGAAACACAGGACAGCTGGGACGTTAGCTAGTAGCTGTGGCGATAAACTGTACAGCTTGTGCCTTCAAGCAACGTTACTCTGCAGATTATACATTATGCAGACAAACTCTCCGGCCTTCAAACTTAGACAGTCCATCATCATTAATGCAAAATGCATGATCATCACCCTGGACTTAGTAAATGGTAAAACAGTAAATAATCAAACATGATTTAATACAACCAAACATGGTCCAGGAGAGTTTTTGGTATAAATGATGCAATTTTTGTGACAAATAGGTTTTAGAGAAAGCTGGAGAAAGCCCCACTCACTGTAAGCAGAACATTACTTGGCTTTAGAGAACAATAATGTTTTTTAATTGATCATTGAAATGGACCTTTACTTTGTATAACAATTGTTATGAGAATAATAAAGGAGGACAATAATCAACTTCAGGTTGCaacattttttacttttaatatGTTATGGTAGTGCTGACAAAAATAAGAGGAAAGTACTCAGTGAACATGTGCAAAGATTCATAAACTATGTCGGTTTCAGCAAATGAAAAATATCGACGTCATAATGGACTGTATCATATCATTTAATTTCTTGTCTTGCGCAGTGATTTGTCTAGAGCTCTTTGTCACATAATATGTATCATGTGTAACATAATAATTCATACAAATAAATACAGAATTAATAGTTGTTCATCTACACATTACACCCCAAAAGGCGATTATCAATTTGTAAAAGCATACTTATCAAGTAATATCAGTTTATATACCCTTAGGAACATGTTCTTCTTCTCAGAGGCCTGAATATAACCACCTTTAAAAGTGTATTCATGATTAATAGAGTTTATTTGACTTTACATATCAAACAAAATATACACAAGGCAAGGTTTTGTCACAGCAGTTCACATTGGTTTGGGTCGAATAAACCCACGTCTCTTATGTATGGCTTTGAAATCGCTAATCAGAACCGCGCTATGTTTACTTGTAGAGTGTTGTCAGTGAGTGACTCAGTCTGTTGACGATAGCACACATGGTGGTGGAGTGACGTGTCAATGCATTCACACTTTGGTCATTGGGGGAACTATCCAAAGCCGTTTCAGCAGCCTGGAGCAGACACACATAGTTCATGACGACCTCGTCCACCTTTGCTACCACCTCGCGCTGCCGGCTCTCAGGGCTCAAGCCCTCCACCAGTGACATGCAGGCCTGTGTTAGGCAACAGACCGTGTGGAAACTGTGAGTCAGGGAGAGCAGGGTGTCCTGGGGGCTGCCTTGCACCAGGGCCATGTGATTGCAGGCGCTGCCCAGCTCTAGGGCCTCCATGGAGAGCAGCTGACTGAACCTCCACAGGTCGGACTcactaacctctgacctctggcCACCTCCCTGGCATACACCGGAGCGCACCAGACACATCATATCCAGGGCATCTCTCTGTGCATCTGAGAACCCCTGGGGGAGGGTGTAGGTCTTTCCCTTCAGTAAGTTGACACGGCTCAGCTTTGCTCCCAGGCTCATGCCGCTCACAGTCACACCACTGGCCATGTTGAGCTGTTCAGCCACAGCGGAGGGTTCAGATCCAGAGGCGTACAAAGAGACTGTGTTCTCTGCGTCAACTCTGGGGCTGGTAGGGAGTGACTGTGCCTTCTGACCCCCAGAGAATGGCTGGGAGGTGGGGCTTTCTCCTGCTCCACCTCCGACTTCATCGTCATCGTCATCATCAGTGTTGGTCTTCCTCTTGGGGAAGCAGTGTGTGAAGGGCCCATGGCACCTCATCCAGGTGCTGCTGTCCAGTCTGGGTAGTGGCACAGCTTGGAGCTGCTTGGCATCCAATGACGCTGGCAGCATGATAGAGGCGCCTCTGAAGAGCTTCCTGCCAGAGGACTGAGAGCTAACTGATCTAACAGACCATACTGATCCCTGGGACAAGGACAAGCTCTTGGAAAGTGTCTTGGAAAAAGCAAATCTCCTCTGTGGCTTGGAGGGGTCGTCGGGTGACTGGACTCTCTGGGCACTCCTCCCACTCAGCGTGGCTTTGGTTTTCTCCAACAGTTCTTCGAGGCTCCTGGAGCCCGGCGTGAtgctgctccagctccttctcaGCATCCGACCCCTTTGCTGCGGTGGCTTCCTGAGGCTGCCTGTGATAGGGTCACATGGGTGTAAGCTTGAAGGGAAAGCCTGGGCACGGCATGGGATGGGCTCAGTGCAGGGGCACCCCTGCTGCTTTGTGGCACTGGGCACACTGGACTCTGTGCTGCTGCTACTGGTTAATGAtggtggtgaggtggtggtggCGGCGGCGTTGACCTCgttggagagagcagaggaggagtctTCCCCTGCATCCGTCTTGAGCTGGGTGCAAGCTACACTAGGGGGAGCAGAAAATCAAATAGAATCGTTAAGCATCTCCCTGACAACATGGTGCATTGCTTTGATCTCTAACCTTTTCCTGTTTTCATTAGAGGACTTTTTAGTAAAATGTTGCTCTAATTGTCCTTTCATAACAGAGAGTGGGGTAAAATAGAATAAAGGTGCATTTCAGCACTTTTATCAGATCTCTGTGCAGCAAGTGTTACATAATGAACCAGTACACAGCAGTATTTCTTCTACCAATCACATCCTCTACACATGTATGCACTGTTGCATGTCCTTAGCTAGTGACATGCTTGTTATTGTCTTCTGTCTGAATGGATAATGCTACTCTGACACCATTATGCATATCCTAATCCCCAGCTAGTGAATAATTTATCAACAGCCTCAATGTGCTCCTGGAATTGTGTTTACCATTTAAGCGCACAGACGTCAAAGGAAAAGACCGCTCTATTTAGTTGTACCTGTGGTTTCTTTTATCTTAGGCACCCGGTGGCAGCCATCTCCTCGTTTGGTACCGAATCCAGGCTCGGCACTGGTGGCTGCGTGGATCTTCCTCAGCAGGGTGGGATCTATGGTCTGATGTCTAGCCTTGCCCTGCTGTGTCCCCTGGCCTTGGGTGCCATAGGCCTTCTCCTCCCCACTAATATAGCCCAGACCCTTGAGGGAAGACTCTGAGAGCAGATGCATGTTTTCCTCAGTGCAGAGGGGAGAGTCCATGGGAGTGACACAGCTACTGCTTCCTGAACTGCAGCCAGCATCTATGGAGGAGCACTGGGAGCTCTGGAGGGAGTGGACGCCCTCGCTGCCCTGTAACAATGACATGCGCTTACTCAGGTGATACTCGTGTAACCGTGTGACATCCTGCTGGGCCGAGGGAACCCTTGTCTGCTGCTGCTGTGGGTCGCTGCTGGGTAAATTGGCTTCCTCAGTACTGTGGGGGACTTTGGCGGGGGAGCGGGAATGAGAGTCTAACTGCAGGCTTCTCTCATTTGAGTCCTGCTTGTCTCCCTTAATTGTTCCCCTATCAGAGAGCGAGGCTTGTGAATCAATCACACAGTCTGGGGAAAGATTGTCCGCCATTTTGTTTTCAGGAGGCCGGTGATATCTTGGGGGCTTCTCTCGATACGGATAGGGTGTTCGCCCCAATTCAAATTGGTTCATGTATGGAGGTTCCCTTATAATAGCATTATATTTGGGTGGGTCTGAATTATATTTGGGTGGATCCCCTCTATTTGAATTCTGGATGTTGCTGTGTCGTTTTTCTGTTGAGTCATCGTTATCTCCCTGAATCCTGCCTTCCGTGTCACCCAGCTTCCCTGGCTGCTTTTTCATCACAGAGCCCCTGTGCAGTTTGTTGAAATAGTCGGTGAGGGACTTGGTCTCCATGGTCTCTggctccatctctcccccatctgaGTGGAGGATCTGGGTGGAGGACACAGCTGAGGACTtggccccctcctcccccccttccCAGGTCTCCTGAGGGTTCTGCTGTATGGCCTTTCCTTCACAAGGTGTTATGGGAAACTTTGTTTTCTCCTCAGTCAGAGTGTGGTAGCCCTCCGCAGTGGCCACATACAGTCTCAAATGGGTTTCAGAGAGTTTCTGGGCAGCCACCAGCTCTGAACTCTCCGTCATCTCTGAGGAGTTAGTCTCGTTGCCAGAGTCCGATGAGGACTCGGGGCTAAAGGCCCTTGATATTTCTACACCTGTgtgccacagagagacagacattttaTTAACACATTTTACCTGAGGCGTCTTAGAAATATTATAAAAAAGCACACAATTCATTGGTACAAAGAGTATGAAAGCTGTGAGTTGAAACGCATTTGTGCGACTGATCATAAATGatactaaataaataaatgatccacaaaacagaaaaacaacaaaaaaaaggacTGGAACCAAATATGAGTGAAATACAGGACATTTTTTATGTTCAAAACGAATGAAACAATCTGCACACTAAATGGAAACATagaacaaaatgttttttttattgaaaaatcaacaacaacaaatttaAAAGTTAATGGCTGGAACATCCGCATGGTGTTAATGAATAAACGTTACAATAGTGTAAGAAGAAGAACCTGTGCTATTTTCTGACTGTGGGTGTGGGCTCTGCTCCTCAGAAGCCGCAAGGGCCTCCAGTGCCTGTAAGGTGGACACCACAGCATCGTCCAGGGCCCCCTCCACCTCTGGGCCCTCCTCCCCCTGTGTGGGGACTGAGTCTATGAGGGATACAGGGATATCGTCACGAGTCCCCTGGCCCTTTCTGACATGCCCCTGGGCCCCACCGTGCTGCTCATCCTCATCAGAGCTGTCCCTAAAGCCTGGGGGCGGGGCTGCGATGGCCAGGTTGAGGGAGTGAAGCAATACATCCTCGTTATCCTCCTCGTCTTTACCCTCTGGCGGCGGGGGCAGGGAGGTCAGGTCGATGATGTCATCGCTGGACCCCGAGAGCGAGAGGAATGTGGCCTTGTCCAGATCCCCCATCAGCCCCATGTCCTCCTCGCAGCTGATGTCATCCTCGTCCTCGTCGGCGTCCGTGGTGTCGGCGTAGCAGATGTCGTGCAGCAGCGGCTCCTCAATGCACTCGGTGTTGCCGAAGATTTTGGCGCTGTACGGATAGCCCTCCCCGTCCATGGGATCCTTGCTCTTGTAGTCCTCCTCTAGTCGCGTATACATGGGGCTGTGGTCGTGTAGTACCTCTGGGACGTCGTCCATCAGCCTCTGGTAGCCAAGGTTCTGGGGGTTCACACTGTCTAACGGTGGATCCCCGAAGATGAAGGAGACCTTGGCACTGCGGGGGGAGTCCTGGGCTTTGGGTCTGGAGGCACAGAGGTAGGGCTGGGGGTGTGTTGGGCCTCTGGTCCCCCCTCTGGTGTCTACCCTCTCTGCCATGTTGTTCTGGGGTGGCTGCTGGATCTCAGTGATATAGACGGGGGACATGTCACTCTCACTCCTCCCGTGGTCCACGCAGTCTGAGTCTCTGTTAGAGGAGGGCTCCCTGGACGTACAGCGCTGGTTGTTGTGGTGCTGGTGCTCCTCACACCCTCTAAAGGAGGTGCTGTACGCCCACTCTATAGCCTGATAGTTCTGCTTTACTCTGCAGTCATGGCCTGAGAAGGAACCAAAGAGCGGTTGATAATCCCGTTTCTGTGATATCAGTGATGCTAATGTATCAACTTACAGTATTGTTGGCTTTTGAAAACAACGGAACTGTGTAGAGTCTAGACTCACCGGTGTCTGCATTCCCTGTTTTTGCCATGTTGAAGATGGAACGGCGAGAGTCCACTAGTAGTCTGTAGTATCCAGCAGTCAAACAGGCCAGATTCATCGCGTCAGTGGACTCCATTAGCAGAGTGATGGGCTGGAGAATAGGGAGGAGGACGACAACGGACACATTAACACATTGACACAATGTCCTCATTGATCATTCATTTCCTTGTATAATGTTATTGCTGAAAATGCTATTATATAGCTCATTAAATTAGGCTAGATGTCAACTCATTGCATTGATCGTCATGATCATATCACATTCAGTCCCTCTTGAATATTTGTTTGATTTCACCTTCACATCCAGAACGTGTAGCTCGACCCTGACGTTCTTCTCATCCTCTGTGTACATCTCGATGCGGTTGACGTGGCTGAAGTCGGCCAGCAGCGCCACCAGGTTAGTCTTGGTGTTGATCACATGACTGATGCCATACCTGGGACCCACTAGTAGGGTTACCTCTGTGTGCTTCTCTCCTTGCTGTGGGCATTGAGCAGAGGGGAAACAATTGAAACACAGTACACATGAACTCGTTAAATGAGATATGATATTCTGATGTTTTGTGTCTTGTTATTCAAATAGTTTGAGCTCAGAAAAAGAGAGGTAGTTATTTACCAGCAGTACAGATTTAAAAACCCGTCCTCCATACAGTCGCAGGTCACTGAGATACTTCAGATAGTGGACCTTGGCCTGTAATGCTGACAGCTGAAAGAGAACATGAGCAATTTAGGCTATTGACATTACGAATGTGCACAGGGGATTTATTTTACAATGGAACTGGCGCTGTGATTAGTCACATTGACGCGTTACATTATCTAACAGTGGGGAAATTTACGAGAGGATGACAATTCATGATACAGGAGAGAGAATAAAGGTACCTTTTTTCCAGGAGGTACCAGATTCTGGTTGGTTTTGAGAATGTGTGTTAGAGCTTTCTTGATGTTCTTCTCTTTCATGCTGGACAGTACTGCAGGAGGGAGAAACAGTGCCAAACCCCACTCCTTCCTGTAGAGCAAGAAACACTGGTGACATACGTTTTATGTACAACATGATAGAACAGCAGAATACGTTCCTTCAGGCGAACATCAATCACTTTATAAAGAGAGGATCCGTTGAGTAACCAACAGGTAATCGATTATAATCAACATCCATATGAATTACCTGTGGTACTCACGACATAAcaatcagggggggggggggggggggggggggtcgttacTGTATCTGACGTGGATGTCGTTAGTCAATCTGACGTGGATGCGATTTGTTCTTTTCAGATTATTCTCAGGTTTCTGAGTAAGTGTTGAGAGTGAGGGCGTGAAAAGCCCTCATGACAATGTGCTGCCAGATTGAACATGTGAGAAGATGCAGGGCCATGTGTGAACTTTAGGGGACCAGACGAGACATTGGACCTGATCCAtactgacttggtggtgcagcagtgatatattatccgccatttagcagacgcttttatccaaagcaacttgcaCGCATACATGTTATGTAGCCTAttggtggtcccgggaatcgatCCTACTATGCTAGCGTTGCAAGCGCCATTCTCGACTTACTGAGCTACAGAGAAAACACAGGCCACTCACTCAATGTATTTGAGCGAGACTTTCTGTGACTGCTTGGTGTTGATGGTGAGGATGTACATCTGCAGGGCAGCCAGACGCAGGGCCGTGTCGTATTTCAGCTCTGACCCAAATCGCTCCAGCACCACGTCATTGCAGCTCTGAacgaagagaggaggaaaggagaggagaggagaggaagagaggaggagagaaggttaAACTGGTTGGACTATTGTTACTGACCATAATGCAGTTAGTGTGTTGGGCTCCAAGTCAACACTAGGTAATTTACATTTTTCTGAGCTAATGTTTCTACATGAAATCTTACCAAATGCTTATCAATGAATATCATACAAAAATGTTGATTACACAATCAACATAATACTTTGTTAATCAGGCAGTGTTGTCTTCCATGTGCTGTGAATCACCTGAACATAGAGGTATTCAAACGCAACTGCATCTCTCCTGAGCAGGTCAACGGGGTCCTTTGGGACAAAGCTGATGCGGAAGAAGCATTTCATCTTGTGTGCCCCTGGTCTCTGTGTCACCTAGGACAACAGGCGAGGACAAGGAATTAACATTTAGTGATGAGAtgtcatgaataatgaataatgGATTAAAAAGcacggcaaaaaaaaaaaacgaatcacAAATGTACAAAATAGTGGTAAAATATATATCCTCATTTGTATGCATACAGAAACAACATCAATGTTACAAAAATGTATTAACCATAATGATAATAAATACATAAAACAACAATGGGCAAAAGGTGTAAAACAATATTCCAGACCCATCATGATCATTTCTATCTACAGTCTGTCTTATGGAGGGTCTGCATTGTGCTCTACGTTACCCTACACTCAGTCTGTTCACATACAATCATTTAATCACATGCCCACCACCACCCAATCCCCACTTGCTATGAACGAACGTGGGTCAtatttgaaggcactgtaacagTAACTGAATGAGGCCCTAATATTGTCTATCTGTCGTCTACCCGGGTGTGAGGCTGCTCACCCCACTGTAGATAACCCCACAACGTCTCACCTGAGTTAACATCTCCTGCTCGTGGAGGATCATGAGTTTGCTGGCCGAGCCCTCGTTCCTGTGCTCCAGCATCAGCGAGAAGTGTTCAATACTCTTAACGGAGAGCTTCTCTTGCAGGGTCAAGATGACATCCTTTCACACAGACAGAAGAGACATTCATTATGAATATGGCGTGTGCCAGGAACGTGCACAGCAGGACTGCAGCATAGGGGACCACCGTGTGAGGGACTGAggtgtgaagagaggagaggagctgtgtGAAGCACTCGTTTGCATGACAGATACTGTAGGTGTAGCTACAAATGTGTACGTTCTTAAGCAAACAATTTGATGATTGAATACTGCATATCCTAGAAAGAttatggaagaaaaaaaaaactcctcTCAATCAAACCTGTTTAAAAATGTAGGATTTTTCACATTCATAATCACAAATATATAGTGGGCAACTTGACGTTAAATGTCAGCTGCATTACATAAAATGATACAGATTAAACAGCACGCTTTGGAGATGTTTTGTGTAGGAACACCACGAGAAAAAAGTGCTGGCCTACTTCTTCGTGCACTTAAATGAAGTTACAGCTCACTTGCCTTTGTGGGAGTGCTGTGTGTAATGCACATTTGGATACTTGCTGAATCATAAGTAAAGATAATACAGTATGCCACAGTGATCAAAGAAATAAACTATTCTGTAAGTGGTCTATGAGTGATGTAAGGTTAAAttgaaaatcatttttttttttttatcaatgtgCCCATTAAGATGTCTTAGTGAAGGGCAGGGTGTATTGCTGCACCTTAATGGATGTGTTACTGTCAAACTTGAAGGATTTGGTCTGTCCATTCTCCAGGTACACCTTCAAAACATTTGGCATGAAGAGTAGAGAGTTGTCCTTCACAGATTCCTGTAAATGAGAAGAAAATGGGGATAATTGCAGCCTTTTAATTGATCAGTAGGCTACGCTAATAAGGCCACTGTTAATAAATGGTCACAGTAAGCGTTTAGAGGGGTAcatagtggcaggtagcctagcggtttgtGGGTTGGGCCAGCAACGCAATGGTTGATGGTTCAAATACCAAAGCTGataaaggtgaaaaatctgtcaatgtgcctttgagcaaggta is a genomic window containing:
- the LOC110501397 gene encoding FERM and PDZ domain-containing protein 4 isoform X2; translated protein: MDPNMDPEDNELGVFTVIHHRTKSSGWPPPSGTWSAAHGPPNGWDMATNRDGRDCYINHVSQSSSLEEVRLDGDKFVPPAPRKVEMRRDPVLGFGFVAGSEKPVVVRSVTPGGPSEGRLTPGDEIIMINDEPVSSAPRERVIDLVRSCKESIVLTVVQPYPSPKSAFISAAKKAKLKSNPVKVRFAEEVIINGQVPESVKDNSLLFMPNVLKVYLENGQTKSFKFDSNTSIKDVILTLQEKLSVKSIEHFSLMLEHRNEGSASKLMILHEQEMLTQVTQRPGAHKMKCFFRISFVPKDPVDLLRRDAVAFEYLYVQSCNDVVLERFGSELKYDTALRLAALQMYILTINTKQSQKVSLKYIEKEWGLALFLPPAVLSSMKEKNIKKALTHILKTNQNLVPPGKKLSALQAKVHYLKYLSDLRLYGGRVFKSVLLQGEKHTEVTLLVGPRYGISHVINTKTNLVALLADFSHVNRIEMYTEDEKNVRVELHVLDVKPITLLMESTDAMNLACLTAGYYRLLVDSRRSIFNMAKTGNADTGHDCRVKQNYQAIEWAYSTSFRGCEEHQHHNNQRCTSREPSSNRDSDCVDHGRSESDMSPVYITEIQQPPQNNMAERVDTRGGTRGPTHPQPYLCASRPKAQDSPRSAKVSFIFGDPPLDSVNPQNLGYQRLMDDVPEVLHDHSPMYTRLEEDYKSKDPMDGEGYPYSAKIFGNTECIEEPLLHDICYADTTDADEDEDDISCEEDMGLMGDLDKATFLSLSGSSDDIIDLTSLPPPPEGKDEEDNEDVLLHSLNLAIAAPPPGFRDSSDEDEQHGGAQGHVRKGQGTRDDIPVSLIDSVPTQGEEGPEVEGALDDAVVSTLQALEALAASEEQSPHPQSENSTGVEISRAFSPESSSDSGNETNSSEMTESSELVAAQKLSETHLRLYVATAEGYHTLTEEKTKFPITPCEGKAIQQNPQETWEGGEEGAKSSAVSSTQILHSDGGEMEPETMETKSLTDYFNKLHRGSVMKKQPGKLGDTEGRIQGDNDDSTEKRHSNIQNSNRGDPPKYNSDPPKYNAIIREPPYMNQFELGRTPYPYREKPPRYHRPPENKMADNLSPDCVIDSQASLSDRGTIKGDKQDSNERSLQLDSHSRSPAKVPHSTEEANLPSSDPQQQQTRVPSAQQDVTRLHEYHLSKRMSLLQGSEGVHSLQSSQCSSIDAGCSSGSSSCVTPMDSPLCTEENMHLLSESSLKGLGYISGEEKAYGTQGQGTQQGKARHQTIDPTLLRKIHAATSAEPGFGTKRGDGCHRVPKIKETTACTQLKTDAGEDSSSALSNEVNAAATTTSPPSLTSSSSTESSVPSATKQQGCPCTEPIPCRAQAFPSSLHPCDPITGSLRKPPQQRGRMLRRSWSSITPGSRSLEELLEKTKATLSGRSAQRVQSPDDPSKPQRRFAFSKTLSKSLSLSQGSVWSVRSVSSQSSGRKLFRGASIMLPASLDAKQLQAVPLPRLDSSTWMRCHGPFTHCFPKRKTNTDDDDDDEVGGGAGESPTSQPFSGGQKAQSLPTSPRVDAENTVSLYASGSEPSAVAEQLNMASGVTVSGMSLGAKLSRVNLLKGKTYTLPQGFSDAQRDALDMMCLVRSGVCQGGGQRSEVSESDLWRFSQLLSMEALELGSACNHMALVQGSPQDTLLSLTHSFHTVCCLTQACMSLVEGLSPESRQREVVAKVDEVVMNYVCLLQAAETALDSSPNDQSVNALTRHSTTMCAIVNRLSHSLTTLYK
- the LOC110501397 gene encoding FERM and PDZ domain-containing protein 4 isoform X1, producing MEIEHSGVPAVEQVCDASFAMDEQQLDQQNHRTKSSGWPPPSGTWSAAHGPPNGWDMATNRDGRDCYINHVSQSSSLEEVRLDGDKFVPPAPRKVEMRRDPVLGFGFVAGSEKPVVVRSVTPGGPSEGRLTPGDEIIMINDEPVSSAPRERVIDLVRSCKESIVLTVVQPYPSPKSAFISAAKKAKLKSNPVKVRFAEEVIINGQVPESVKDNSLLFMPNVLKVYLENGQTKSFKFDSNTSIKDVILTLQEKLSVKSIEHFSLMLEHRNEGSASKLMILHEQEMLTQVTQRPGAHKMKCFFRISFVPKDPVDLLRRDAVAFEYLYVQSCNDVVLERFGSELKYDTALRLAALQMYILTINTKQSQKVSLKYIEKEWGLALFLPPAVLSSMKEKNIKKALTHILKTNQNLVPPGKKLSALQAKVHYLKYLSDLRLYGGRVFKSVLLQGEKHTEVTLLVGPRYGISHVINTKTNLVALLADFSHVNRIEMYTEDEKNVRVELHVLDVKPITLLMESTDAMNLACLTAGYYRLLVDSRRSIFNMAKTGNADTGHDCRVKQNYQAIEWAYSTSFRGCEEHQHHNNQRCTSREPSSNRDSDCVDHGRSESDMSPVYITEIQQPPQNNMAERVDTRGGTRGPTHPQPYLCASRPKAQDSPRSAKVSFIFGDPPLDSVNPQNLGYQRLMDDVPEVLHDHSPMYTRLEEDYKSKDPMDGEGYPYSAKIFGNTECIEEPLLHDICYADTTDADEDEDDISCEEDMGLMGDLDKATFLSLSGSSDDIIDLTSLPPPPEGKDEEDNEDVLLHSLNLAIAAPPPGFRDSSDEDEQHGGAQGHVRKGQGTRDDIPVSLIDSVPTQGEEGPEVEGALDDAVVSTLQALEALAASEEQSPHPQSENSTGVEISRAFSPESSSDSGNETNSSEMTESSELVAAQKLSETHLRLYVATAEGYHTLTEEKTKFPITPCEGKAIQQNPQETWEGGEEGAKSSAVSSTQILHSDGGEMEPETMETKSLTDYFNKLHRGSVMKKQPGKLGDTEGRIQGDNDDSTEKRHSNIQNSNRGDPPKYNSDPPKYNAIIREPPYMNQFELGRTPYPYREKPPRYHRPPENKMADNLSPDCVIDSQASLSDRGTIKGDKQDSNERSLQLDSHSRSPAKVPHSTEEANLPSSDPQQQQTRVPSAQQDVTRLHEYHLSKRMSLLQGSEGVHSLQSSQCSSIDAGCSSGSSSCVTPMDSPLCTEENMHLLSESSLKGLGYISGEEKAYGTQGQGTQQGKARHQTIDPTLLRKIHAATSAEPGFGTKRGDGCHRVPKIKETTACTQLKTDAGEDSSSALSNEVNAAATTTSPPSLTSSSSTESSVPSATKQQGCPCTEPIPCRAQAFPSSLHPCDPITGSLRKPPQQRGRMLRRSWSSITPGSRSLEELLEKTKATLSGRSAQRVQSPDDPSKPQRRFAFSKTLSKSLSLSQGSVWSVRSVSSQSSGRKLFRGASIMLPASLDAKQLQAVPLPRLDSSTWMRCHGPFTHCFPKRKTNTDDDDDDEVGGGAGESPTSQPFSGGQKAQSLPTSPRVDAENTVSLYASGSEPSAVAEQLNMASGVTVSGMSLGAKLSRVNLLKGKTYTLPQGFSDAQRDALDMMCLVRSGVCQGGGQRSEVSESDLWRFSQLLSMEALELGSACNHMALVQGSPQDTLLSLTHSFHTVCCLTQACMSLVEGLSPESRQREVVAKVDEVVMNYVCLLQAAETALDSSPNDQSVNALTRHSTTMCAIVNRLSHSLTTLYK